The Allocatelliglobosispora scoriae genome contains a region encoding:
- the fxsT gene encoding FxSxx-COOH system tetratricopeptide repeat protein, with product MTETSTGTASATGSFILRYAATDRAWAEWIEELLVSAGARIIDDAPGAADPHGLPADLRTLLIVSSAEPMAATGGGRNTLAVYVADVRPLASVPAERSAVLHGLDEASAAERVLRLTGHGGASRPLPADPRFPGTEPMVFNAPARNPRFTGRDAALRDLRARLRTQPTGAVALHGTDGSGKTQIAVEYAHRFRTAYDVVWWIAAEPPQFVDTSLLELASRLGMKLDPSSEANTGLLLAALRRGEPTSRWLIVFDNADDFERISPLVPTGGGHVILTSGNPAWHDRAHPMPVDAFQRAESITHLRRRMPLLTDAEAASLAGTLGDLPLAVSVAGAFLAETSTPVADYLRRLGQGTPAELTVRAWEMSLDWLAGRSRAAFKLLQLCSMLAPEIPFEMLYGDEMADALVPFDSSASERLMRTILVQNLNRLALIKIDDKAAQIYVHRRLQRVVERRMSTEEQRQTRHEIHLVLAGARPDGEVDDPPTWPRFRSMWPHLLISDATGCRDERTRQLFIDRVRYLWLRGDLLAGKRFGERISQEWSALLDDPAFAGDRTALRRQLLNLRFNLANILRSTDGFQASSDLDNEVLAAQRELLGDRHPHTVITMGSVGADLRGLGSYPQALELAATTHDAAMAVFGENHPRTLAAANNLAVSFRLMGDFHSATHRDEDVLARRREVLGPDHPATFHSASCLGRDYRDAGDYAKSVAMLRQVYDGIVAARGAEGTEAVIAQVNLAASLRADGRPEEAMPLLDDAYERLRGRLGERQTETLACRLGRTSNLLAMGRNELAGAELRALIEDYRAALGPAHPHTLICMSNLSAVTRALGDRVEARSLAQHAADELAQHLPASHPFLLGAQTNLSVCLAEDGDLAAARAVAERTLALLAESLGSEHPDALRCEANLALILRGLGESGPGTDHAAIVERLAASVGADHHSVQALRTGVYSHRVIDPHPF from the coding sequence ATGACTGAGACATCCACCGGCACCGCCTCCGCCACCGGCTCGTTCATCCTCCGCTACGCGGCCACGGACCGGGCATGGGCGGAGTGGATCGAAGAACTCCTCGTCTCGGCGGGCGCCCGCATCATCGACGACGCGCCCGGTGCCGCCGACCCGCACGGTCTGCCGGCCGATCTGCGTACCCTGCTGATCGTCTCTTCGGCGGAGCCGATGGCCGCGACCGGCGGCGGCCGCAACACGCTGGCGGTCTACGTCGCCGATGTCCGGCCGCTCGCGTCCGTTCCGGCCGAACGATCCGCGGTCCTGCACGGCCTCGACGAGGCGAGCGCGGCCGAGCGGGTCCTGCGGCTCACCGGCCACGGCGGCGCATCCCGGCCGCTCCCGGCCGACCCGCGGTTTCCCGGCACCGAGCCGATGGTCTTCAACGCGCCCGCCCGCAACCCGCGCTTCACCGGCCGCGACGCCGCGCTGCGCGACCTGCGTGCCCGGCTGCGCACCCAGCCGACCGGGGCCGTGGCCCTGCACGGCACCGACGGCTCCGGCAAGACCCAGATCGCGGTGGAGTACGCCCACCGCTTCCGCACCGCCTATGACGTCGTCTGGTGGATCGCGGCCGAGCCACCGCAGTTCGTCGACACCTCGCTGCTGGAGCTGGCGAGCCGGCTCGGCATGAAGCTGGACCCCTCCTCCGAGGCGAACACGGGACTGCTGCTGGCGGCGCTGCGCCGGGGCGAGCCGACAAGCCGCTGGCTGATCGTCTTCGACAACGCCGACGACTTCGAACGGATCTCGCCGCTGGTCCCGACCGGCGGAGGCCACGTCATCCTCACCTCCGGCAACCCCGCCTGGCACGACCGGGCCCATCCGATGCCGGTGGACGCCTTCCAGCGCGCCGAGAGCATCACCCACCTGCGGCGCAGGATGCCCCTGCTCACCGACGCGGAGGCGGCCTCGCTCGCCGGCACGCTCGGCGACCTGCCGCTCGCCGTCTCCGTCGCCGGGGCGTTTCTCGCCGAGACGAGTACGCCGGTCGCCGACTACCTGCGCCGGCTCGGCCAGGGCACACCCGCCGAGCTGACCGTCCGTGCGTGGGAGATGTCGCTGGACTGGCTCGCGGGCAGGTCGCGGGCGGCGTTCAAGCTGCTGCAGCTCTGCTCGATGCTGGCGCCGGAGATCCCGTTCGAGATGCTCTACGGCGATGAGATGGCCGACGCGCTGGTCCCCTTCGACTCGTCGGCGTCGGAGCGGCTGATGCGCACCATCCTGGTGCAGAACCTGAACCGGCTGGCCCTGATAAAGATCGACGACAAGGCCGCGCAGATCTACGTGCACCGGCGGCTGCAGCGGGTCGTCGAGCGACGGATGTCGACCGAGGAGCAGCGGCAGACCCGGCACGAGATCCACCTCGTGCTCGCGGGCGCGCGGCCCGACGGCGAGGTGGACGATCCCCCGACCTGGCCCCGGTTCCGCAGCATGTGGCCGCACCTGCTCATCTCGGACGCCACCGGTTGCCGCGACGAGCGTACCCGCCAGCTCTTCATCGACCGCGTTCGCTATCTGTGGCTGCGCGGCGACCTCCTCGCGGGCAAGCGCTTCGGCGAGCGGATCTCCCAGGAGTGGTCCGCCCTGCTCGACGACCCCGCCTTCGCGGGCGACCGGACCGCCCTGCGTCGCCAGCTGCTCAACCTGCGGTTCAACCTGGCCAACATCCTGCGCAGCACCGACGGGTTCCAGGCGTCGAGCGACCTCGACAACGAGGTGCTCGCGGCGCAGCGGGAGCTGCTCGGCGACCGCCACCCACACACCGTGATCACGATGGGCAGCGTCGGTGCCGACCTGCGCGGCCTCGGCAGCTACCCACAGGCGCTCGAACTCGCCGCCACCACCCACGACGCGGCGATGGCGGTCTTCGGCGAGAACCACCCGCGGACGCTCGCCGCGGCGAACAACCTCGCCGTCTCGTTCCGGCTGATGGGCGACTTCCACAGCGCCACGCACCGGGACGAGGACGTCCTCGCCCGGCGCCGGGAGGTCCTCGGCCCGGACCATCCCGCCACCTTCCATTCGGCGTCCTGTCTCGGCCGCGATTACCGCGACGCGGGAGATTACGCCAAGTCGGTGGCGATGCTGCGCCAGGTCTATGACGGCATCGTCGCGGCCCGGGGCGCCGAGGGCACCGAGGCGGTCATCGCCCAGGTCAACCTGGCCGCTTCGCTGCGCGCCGACGGCCGCCCCGAGGAGGCGATGCCGCTGCTCGACGACGCCTACGAGCGCCTGCGCGGCCGCCTCGGCGAGCGGCAGACCGAGACGCTGGCGTGCCGGCTCGGCCGCACCTCCAACCTGCTCGCGATGGGGCGCAACGAGCTCGCGGGTGCCGAGCTGCGGGCCTTGATCGAGGACTACCGGGCCGCCCTCGGCCCCGCACACCCGCACACCCTGATCTGCATGAGCAACCTCTCCGCCGTCACGCGCGCGCTCGGCGACCGGGTCGAGGCGCGGAGCCTCGCCCAGCACGCGGCGGACGAGCTCGCGCAGCACCTGCCGGCGAGCCACCCCTTCCTGCTGGGCGCGCAGACCAACCTCTCGGTCTGCCTCGCCGAGGACGGCGATCTCGCGGCGGCGCGGGCCGTCGCCGAGC